CCCCGTCGAGGCCTACCCTCGAGCATGACCACCTCCGCGCTGCCGACGCCCGGTCTCGAGGTCCGCAGGACCCGGGCCTGGGTGGCGCTCGCGCTCGTCCCGGTCCTGCTCCTCGTCGCCGCGGGCGTCTGGTTCGTGACCCACCCGGCGCCGCTCGAGACCACCACGGTCCCCGTCCAGGCGACGGCGCCGGTCGGCGTGGCGGTGTACGTCGGCGTCTACCGGCTGCCCGCCGACGCGGACCGCACCCTGCACCTCAGCGACGTCGACGTCGCCGACGACGGCGAGGCGGAGGTGGCCGTCGCCGCACTCGTGTGCCACGGGTCGGCGCTCAACGTGACCTCGACGCCGACGACGTTCTGCCCCGACCTGGAGCCCGCTTCGGACGCCACGATGCGGCCCGGCGACCAGCTGGTCCTCCAGGTCGCCGGCGAGTCCGCCGGCTCCGTGACGATCAGCCCCCCGCGGGTGTCCTACCGGGACGCGCTCCAGCGCGCGACCCAGCCGGCGGGACGGCCGGTCGAGCTGACCGTCCTGGCCCGCTGACGGTCACTCGCGCGTCTGCTCGAGCTTCTCCGCACGCTCGGCGGCGTCGGTGATCTCGTCGCTGTCGATCGCCATGGTGCGGTGGAACCACATCAGGGCGTCGGTCTCCCGGCCCGCGGCCTCGAGGGTGTCGGCATACGCGTAGCGCAGCCGGACCACCCAGTTCGCCCGCGTCTTGTTCATCAGCGGGGCGAGCTCGAGCGTGCGCAGGGAGGCGTCGAGCTGGCCCATGTCGCGACGGGCTCCGGCCTCGACCAGCGTCATCTCGGCCTTGGCCTCCGGGGCGAAGTTCGCGACCGACGGGCTCTTGGCCAGCTTCAGCGCCTGCTCGGGGTTGCCGAGGGCACGGTGGCAGTCCGCCATGATGGGGAGGTACTCCGTGGCACCATTCATCCGCTTCGCGGCGCGCAGCTCCGAGAGCGCCTCGGCGTAGTGGCCGGCGGCGTACGCCGCCTCGCCGGTGGCCTCGCGGACCACGGCGATCCGGGACGCCCGGGCACGGGCGGCCAACGTGTGCTGGTAGGCCGTCTCCGGGTCGGAGTCGACGAGCATGCCGGCCGCGGCCAGGTGACGGGCGA
The Nocardioides luti genome window above contains:
- a CDS encoding tetratricopeptide repeat protein; this encodes MAEERGNQRPARGGGRPSGPRRSDSSSSGRGGSGSGSSRDARPSRGGDRDRPERSDRSRSTGDRPGRSSSGDRPGRSSSGDRPGRKGDWKRPVDKQLSRTESQAQYDGPDLPEEITGKELDRSVTGQLKGLPEKLAARVARHLAAAGMLVDSDPETAYQHTLAARARASRIAVVREATGEAAYAAGHYAEALSELRAAKRMNGATEYLPIMADCHRALGNPEQALKLAKSPSVANFAPEAKAEMTLVEAGARRDMGQLDASLRTLELAPLMNKTRANWVVRLRYAYADTLEAAGRETDALMWFHRTMAIDSDEITDAAERAEKLEQTRE